A genomic region of Azoarcus sp. KH32C contains the following coding sequences:
- a CDS encoding SDR family NAD(P)-dependent oxidoreductase: MVKKLDGKVAVVTGASSGIGKSIVEKFAGEGAKVVAFARNLAALQELEAAYPGQVKAVAGDVTRSEDLKHLVEESIQAFGAVDIVIPNAGIARVVSFEASTAEAFNTQFSVNFFAAAETARLFVPHIRKGGSIQFITTFLTQVGFPGLAIYSASKAALKSLSQTLAAELAPQGIRVNSIAPGPIGTPLWGTVGLPPEVLGTVAEKITSRLLPGAFGQPEDIAETSVFLASDAAKNIYGQEIVVDGGYTVG; the protein is encoded by the coding sequence ATGGTGAAGAAGCTGGATGGCAAGGTTGCCGTGGTCACTGGCGCCAGTAGCGGAATCGGCAAGTCGATTGTCGAGAAATTTGCCGGAGAAGGTGCCAAGGTGGTCGCGTTCGCCCGCAATCTTGCTGCCTTGCAGGAACTGGAAGCGGCTTATCCCGGGCAGGTAAAGGCCGTGGCTGGCGACGTCACCCGATCCGAAGACCTGAAGCATCTTGTTGAGGAATCCATCCAGGCATTTGGCGCCGTGGATATCGTCATTCCGAATGCAGGTATTGCACGGGTCGTGTCGTTCGAGGCCAGCACCGCCGAAGCCTTCAATACCCAGTTTTCCGTCAATTTCTTTGCGGCCGCGGAAACCGCCCGCCTGTTCGTCCCCCATATTCGCAAGGGCGGATCGATTCAGTTCATCACCACTTTCCTTACCCAGGTCGGCTTTCCCGGCTTGGCCATTTACAGTGCGAGCAAGGCCGCGCTGAAGTCCCTTTCCCAGACCTTGGCCGCGGAGCTTGCGCCACAAGGCATTAGAGTCAATTCGATCGCACCGGGACCGATCGGGACACCGCTCTGGGGAACGGTCGGGCTGCCGCCCGAAGTACTCGGTACGGTTGCCGAAAAGATTACTTCGCGGCTCTTGCCGGGTGCTTTCGGTCAACCGGAAGACATTGCGGAGACTTCCGTTTTTCTGGCCTCGGACGCGGCCAAGAATATTTACGGACAAGAAATCGTGGTCGATGGGGGCTATACCGTCGGGTAG
- a CDS encoding pyridoxamine 5'-phosphate oxidase family protein has product MPTPASPSSRTRVRRLPERAHYDTDSIAAIVDATMICTVAFQIDGAVHAIPTLHWREGEHLYIHGAKASRMLKALTQGEACVTIALADGLVLARSAMHHSMNYRSAVIYGRFELVTDDDHKRRSLRTFIDGLYPGRWDSLRPINDKELNATSLLRIPLAEASAKVRDCGVKDDEEDLGWPVWAGVIPLHTRLGTPQTEDDSVMREVPPTRFGCPVDDNSSGAA; this is encoded by the coding sequence ATGCCCACTCCCGCCTCCCCCTCCTCCCGCACCCGCGTCCGCCGCCTTCCCGAACGCGCGCACTATGACACCGACTCGATCGCCGCCATCGTCGACGCGACGATGATCTGCACCGTGGCCTTCCAGATCGACGGTGCGGTGCACGCCATCCCGACCCTCCACTGGCGCGAAGGCGAGCATCTCTATATTCACGGGGCCAAGGCGTCGCGGATGCTCAAGGCGCTTACGCAGGGCGAGGCGTGCGTCACGATCGCGCTCGCTGACGGTCTGGTGCTGGCGCGCTCGGCCATGCACCACTCGATGAACTACCGCTCGGCGGTGATTTACGGTCGGTTCGAACTGGTGACTGACGATGACCACAAACGGCGCAGCTTGCGGACCTTCATCGACGGCCTCTACCCCGGACGGTGGGACTCACTGCGCCCGATCAACGACAAGGAGTTGAACGCGACGAGCTTGCTGCGGATTCCGCTCGCCGAGGCATCGGCCAAGGTGCGCGACTGCGGAGTAAAGGATGACGAGGAGGACCTGGGCTGGCCTGTGTGGGCCGGAGTGATTCCGCTGCACACAAGGCTCGGTACGCCGCAGACGGAAGACGACAGCGTGATGCGCGAGGTCCCGCCAACACGTTTCGGCTGCCCCGTGGACGACAATAGCTCAGGGGCTGCATAA
- a CDS encoding PLP-dependent aminotransferase family protein, protein MELDWLLASPLPERLPRQRVLYHRLRDAILSGRLASGTRLPASRGLAASLNIARNTVLFAYEQLVAEGCLVADRQGTRVASLPARPAARSATADVPAGLQGLSTRATAALQPEPGREAAALPFSPGVPDFGAFPFRSWRACLERAWRDAGWRQLGYAAHGGEPALREALAGHLTSVRGLAVNAAQIVITSGTQAALDLCARLLGDHGDTVWAENPGYLAARVAFGLAGLQVHDVPVDAEGLSPSEDDWRHHPPRLVMITPSHQYPTGRVMSLPRRLALIERARQSGAWIIEDDYDSEFRRAGPAPPALFGLQADAPVVYVGTFSKTLYPGLRLGYIVVPQAIAADFARATAQATRAGQGIEQLALGDFIRRGYYTAHLRRMRARYAARQAALRAALREAFGPRVELSGGEAGLHLVMWLPPEIRDIEVAKRAAKLGLGVRALQSYARAPMTCNGLVLGYGNLEEGMVSESVRRLVVAVQSQDTDKPKNCH, encoded by the coding sequence ATGGAACTCGACTGGCTGCTCGCCTCGCCATTGCCGGAGCGCTTGCCGCGCCAGCGCGTGCTCTACCACCGTCTGCGCGACGCCATCCTGTCCGGCCGTCTCGCGTCCGGTACGCGCTTGCCCGCTAGCCGCGGGCTGGCCGCTTCACTGAATATCGCCCGCAACACCGTGCTGTTCGCGTATGAGCAACTCGTCGCCGAAGGCTGCCTGGTGGCAGACCGCCAGGGCACGCGCGTGGCATCACTCCCAGCGCGGCCGGCGGCGCGATCGGCCACGGCGGATGTGCCAGCCGGGCTCCAAGGACTCTCCACCCGTGCCACGGCCGCGCTGCAACCCGAACCCGGGCGCGAAGCTGCGGCACTGCCGTTTTCTCCCGGAGTGCCGGACTTCGGTGCCTTTCCTTTCCGGAGTTGGCGTGCGTGCCTCGAGCGCGCCTGGCGCGATGCGGGTTGGCGCCAGCTGGGGTATGCGGCGCATGGTGGTGAGCCCGCACTGCGGGAGGCCTTGGCGGGCCATCTCACCAGCGTGCGCGGCCTGGCGGTAAACGCGGCACAAATCGTCATCACCAGCGGAACGCAGGCCGCACTGGACCTCTGCGCCCGCCTGCTCGGCGATCACGGTGACACTGTCTGGGCCGAAAACCCCGGCTATCTCGCCGCCCGCGTTGCCTTTGGCCTCGCCGGGCTACAGGTGCATGACGTGCCCGTCGACGCCGAGGGGCTGTCTCCCTCCGAGGACGATTGGCGTCATCACCCGCCGCGACTCGTCATGATCACGCCTTCGCACCAATACCCGACCGGCCGCGTCATGTCCCTGCCGCGACGCCTCGCTCTCATCGAGCGTGCACGCCAGTCTGGCGCCTGGATCATCGAGGACGACTACGACAGCGAATTCCGACGCGCCGGCCCCGCGCCGCCCGCCCTATTCGGCCTGCAGGCGGATGCCCCGGTGGTCTATGTCGGCACCTTCAGCAAGACGCTCTATCCTGGCCTGCGCCTCGGCTACATCGTCGTGCCGCAGGCCATCGCCGCCGACTTCGCCCGCGCTACCGCGCAGGCGACGCGGGCCGGGCAGGGTATCGAACAGCTCGCGCTCGGCGACTTCATTCGACGCGGCTACTACACGGCCCACCTGCGCCGCATGCGCGCACGCTACGCCGCGCGGCAGGCCGCACTGCGTGCGGCGCTGCGGGAAGCGTTCGGGCCGCGTGTGGAACTGTCGGGCGGCGAAGCCGGGTTGCACCTGGTGATGTGGTTGCCGCCCGAGATACGAGATATTGAGGTGGCGAAGCGTGCAGCGAAGTTAGGGCTCGGGGTGCGGGCGCTGCAAAGCTATGCCAGAGCGCCGATGACGTGCAACGGCCTTGTGTTGGGGTACGGGAATCTGGAGGAAGGGATGGTTTCGGAGAGCGTGAGACGATTGGTCGTCGCGGTGCAGTCTCAAGATACCGATAAGCCGAAAAATTGCCATTAG
- a CDS encoding efflux RND transporter permease subunit has translation MSAFNLSALAVRERPVTLFLMLAIFVAGVVAFLTLGRAEDPAFTVKQMTVVTAWPGATAKEMEELVAEPLEKRMQELRWYDRTETFTRPGLAFTTVYLLDSTPPRDVPDEFYQARKKLGDEALRLPRGVIGPMVNDEYADVTFALYALKAKGEPHRHLVRDAETMRQRLLHVPGVKKVNIIGEQAERIFVEFSHERLATLGVSPRDLFAALNGRNVMTPAGSIEAKGPQVFIRLDGAIDDLEAIRNTPVAARGRTLKLGDIAEVKRGYEDPATFLIRNNGEPALLLGVVMREGWNGLDLGKALEAEAAAINAEMPLGMSLSKVTDQSVNIHSAVSEFMVKFFVALGVVMLVGFLSMGWRAGIVVSAAVPLTLAAVFVVMAATGKNFDRITLGSLILALGLLVDDAIIAIEMMVVKMEEGYDRIRAAAYAWSHTAAPMLAGTLVTAIGFMPNGFAKSTAGEYAGNLFWIVGIALIASWIVAVVFTPYLGVKLLPNYPQREGAHEALYATPHYERFRRLLGGVIRRKWLVAAGVIAAFAVAVLGMGVVNKQFFPTSDRPEVLVEVQMPYGTSIQQTSAAAAKVEAWLAGQPEAKIVTAYVGQGAPRFYLAMAPELPDPSFAKIVVLTDNQAAREALKLRLRQAVADGLAPEARVRVTQLVFGPYSPFPVAFRVMGPDPDTLRAIAAEVRTVMQASSQMRTVNTDWGERVPTLRFSLDQDRLQSLGLSSSDVAQQLQFLLSGIPITEVREDIRSVQVAARSAGNTRLDPARIADFTLVGAAGQRIPLSQVGTVDVRMEDPILRRRDRTPTITVRGDIAEGLQPPDVSTAVFRELQPIIARLPAGYRIEEGGSIEESGKANRALAPIFPIMIALTLITIIFQVRSISAMAMVFASAPLGLIGVVPTLLAFNQPFGINALVGLIALSGILMRNTLILIGQIRDNEKEGLAPFDAAVEATVQRARPVILTALAAILAFIPLTQSVFWGTLAYTLIGGTFAGTVLTLVFLPALYAIWFRIRPAARDGQAVPAMRTEPVTA, from the coding sequence ATGAGCGCCTTCAACCTCTCCGCCCTCGCCGTGCGCGAGCGCCCGGTCACCCTGTTCCTGATGCTGGCGATCTTCGTCGCCGGGGTCGTCGCCTTCCTGACGCTGGGCCGGGCGGAGGACCCCGCCTTTACCGTCAAGCAGATGACCGTGGTCACCGCCTGGCCCGGCGCCACGGCCAAGGAGATGGAAGAACTGGTCGCCGAGCCTCTGGAAAAGCGCATGCAGGAACTGCGCTGGTATGACCGGACCGAAACCTTCACCCGACCGGGCCTGGCCTTCACCACCGTGTACCTGCTCGACAGCACGCCGCCCCGCGACGTCCCCGACGAGTTCTATCAGGCGCGCAAGAAGCTCGGCGACGAGGCGCTCAGGCTGCCGCGGGGCGTCATCGGCCCGATGGTGAACGACGAATACGCCGACGTGACCTTTGCGCTCTATGCCTTGAAAGCGAAGGGTGAGCCGCACCGGCATCTGGTGCGCGACGCGGAGACCATGCGCCAGCGCCTGCTCCACGTGCCGGGGGTCAAGAAGGTGAACATCATCGGCGAGCAGGCCGAACGGATCTTCGTCGAGTTCTCCCATGAGCGCCTCGCGACCCTGGGCGTCTCGCCGCGCGACCTCTTCGCGGCACTGAACGGGCGCAACGTCATGACGCCCGCCGGCTCGATCGAAGCCAAGGGCCCGCAGGTCTTCATCCGGCTGGACGGCGCCATCGACGACCTGGAGGCGATCCGCAATACGCCCGTTGCGGCGCGGGGCCGTACGCTGAAACTCGGCGACATCGCCGAGGTGAAGCGGGGCTACGAGGACCCGGCCACCTTCCTCATCCGCAACAATGGCGAACCGGCCCTGCTGCTCGGCGTGGTCATGCGCGAGGGCTGGAACGGCCTCGATCTCGGCAAGGCGCTGGAGGCGGAAGCGGCGGCGATCAACGCCGAGATGCCGCTCGGCATGAGCCTGTCCAAAGTCACGGACCAGTCGGTCAATATCCACTCGGCCGTCAGCGAGTTCATGGTCAAATTCTTCGTCGCCCTCGGCGTGGTGATGCTGGTGGGCTTTCTCAGCATGGGATGGCGCGCCGGCATCGTGGTCTCGGCAGCGGTTCCCCTGACCCTGGCCGCGGTCTTCGTGGTCATGGCGGCGACCGGCAAGAACTTCGACCGGATCACGCTCGGCTCCCTGATTCTGGCCCTGGGGCTGCTGGTCGACGACGCGATCATCGCCATCGAGATGATGGTGGTGAAGATGGAGGAAGGCTACGACCGCATCCGCGCGGCGGCCTATGCCTGGAGCCACACCGCCGCGCCCATGCTCGCCGGGACCCTGGTGACGGCGATCGGCTTCATGCCGAACGGCTTCGCCAAGTCGACCGCCGGCGAGTACGCCGGCAATCTGTTCTGGATCGTCGGCATTGCGCTGATCGCGTCGTGGATCGTCGCCGTCGTGTTCACTCCCTACCTGGGGGTGAAGCTGCTCCCGAACTACCCGCAGCGCGAGGGCGCGCACGAGGCCCTCTACGCCACCCCGCACTACGAGCGCTTCCGCCGCCTGCTGGGTGGCGTGATCCGGCGCAAGTGGCTGGTCGCGGCGGGCGTGATCGCTGCCTTCGCCGTCGCGGTCCTGGGCATGGGCGTGGTCAACAAGCAGTTCTTTCCGACTTCCGATCGCCCCGAAGTGCTGGTCGAAGTCCAGATGCCGTATGGCACCTCGATCCAGCAGACGAGCGCGGCGGCCGCCAAGGTCGAGGCCTGGCTCGCCGGGCAGCCGGAAGCGAAGATCGTGACCGCCTACGTCGGGCAGGGCGCGCCGCGCTTCTACCTCGCCATGGCGCCGGAACTGCCCGATCCCTCGTTCGCGAAGATCGTCGTCCTGACGGACAACCAGGCCGCACGCGAGGCGCTCAAGCTCAGGCTACGGCAGGCGGTGGCCGACGGTCTGGCGCCGGAGGCGCGCGTGCGGGTGACCCAGTTGGTGTTCGGCCCGTACTCGCCGTTCCCCGTGGCTTTCCGTGTGATGGGGCCCGACCCCGACACGCTGCGCGCCATCGCCGCGGAAGTTCGCACCGTCATGCAGGCCTCGTCGCAGATGCGAACGGTCAATACCGACTGGGGCGAGCGCGTGCCGACGCTGCGCTTCTCGCTCGACCAGGACCGGCTGCAGAGCCTCGGCCTGAGCTCCAGCGACGTGGCCCAACAGCTTCAGTTCCTGTTGAGCGGCATCCCCATTACTGAGGTGCGCGAGGACATCCGTTCGGTGCAGGTCGCCGCCCGCTCGGCCGGAAACACGCGGCTCGATCCGGCCAGGATCGCCGATTTCACCCTGGTCGGCGCGGCCGGCCAGCGAATTCCGCTGTCGCAGGTCGGAACGGTGGATGTCCGCATGGAAGACCCCATACTGCGCCGCCGCGACCGCACTCCCACGATCACCGTGCGCGGCGACATCGCCGAGGGCTTGCAGCCGCCGGACGTATCCACCGCAGTATTCCGGGAGCTTCAGCCCATTATCGCCAGGCTGCCGGCCGGTTACCGGATCGAGGAGGGCGGTTCCATCGAGGAGTCCGGCAAGGCGAATCGCGCCTTGGCGCCGATCTTCCCCATCATGATCGCGCTGACGCTGATCACGATCATCTTCCAGGTGCGGTCGATCTCCGCGATGGCGATGGTGTTCGCCAGTGCGCCGCTGGGCTTGATCGGGGTCGTGCCCACGCTGCTTGCGTTCAACCAACCGTTCGGTATCAACGCGCTCGTCGGACTGATCGCGCTGTCCGGCATCCTGATGCGCAATACGCTCATCCTGATCGGTCAGATTCGCGACAACGAAAAGGAGGGATTGGCGCCCTTCGATGCCGCGGTCGAGGCCACCGTGCAGCGCGCCCGTCCAGTCATCCTGACCGCGCTCGCGGCTATCCTCGCGTTCATACCGCTCACCCAGTCGGTGTTCTGGGGAACGCTGGCCTATACCCTGATCGGCGGCACCTTCGCCGGGACGGTTCTGACGCTGGTGTTCCTGCCGGCCTTGTACGCGATCTGGTTCAGGATCAGGCCGGCGGCGAGGGACGGGCAAGCCGTTCCTGCGATGCGAACGGAACCTGTCACGGCCTAG
- a CDS encoding efflux RND transporter periplasmic adaptor subunit, with protein sequence MLQRRTLPFLAVVGLLPLALAACSDATSSVDPRTQIPLVRVGAIQAAVEAERSFTGIVAARVQSDLGFRVPGKVLERLVDTGQAVKRGQPLMRIDPTDLRLATRAHDEAVAAATARAHQTAEDEARYHDLVSAGAVSASAYDKIKAAAESARAELKAAQAQADVARNETGYTVLLADADGVVVETLAEPGQVVGAGQVVVRVAHAGRREAVVELPETLRPAIGSAARTALYGGGLTGAAKLRQLSDAANPQTRTFEARYVLEGRLADAPLGSTISIHIPRDRSVPSLQVPIGAIFDPGKGPGVWLVEGEGVEGQGPRVTWRAVQVAGLSDDAAAVVGGLKAGDRVVVLGAHLLHEGEPVRLADGEAAPSVAAAGGERQRAHAGPPQVSARPLGGQRADVASVGVVQ encoded by the coding sequence ATGCTTCAGCGCCGTACTCTTCCCTTCCTCGCCGTCGTCGGTCTGTTGCCCTTAGCCCTGGCAGCATGCAGCGACGCCACTTCTTCAGTCGATCCGCGGACGCAGATTCCCCTGGTGCGCGTGGGGGCCATACAGGCCGCCGTCGAGGCCGAGCGTTCATTCACCGGCATCGTTGCGGCGCGGGTACAGAGCGACCTGGGTTTCCGCGTTCCCGGCAAAGTCCTGGAGCGCTTGGTCGATACCGGGCAGGCCGTCAAGCGCGGCCAACCGCTCATGCGCATCGATCCCACCGACTTGAGGCTCGCCACGCGCGCCCACGACGAGGCCGTTGCCGCTGCGACGGCGCGCGCGCACCAGACCGCCGAGGACGAGGCGAGATACCACGATCTTGTCTCGGCAGGTGCGGTGTCGGCCTCCGCCTACGACAAGATCAAGGCCGCCGCCGAGTCGGCACGGGCGGAGCTCAAGGCGGCCCAGGCCCAGGCCGACGTTGCGCGCAACGAAACCGGCTACACGGTCCTGCTCGCCGACGCGGACGGCGTGGTGGTGGAGACCCTGGCGGAACCGGGGCAGGTCGTCGGCGCCGGCCAGGTTGTCGTCCGCGTGGCGCATGCCGGACGCCGCGAAGCGGTCGTCGAGCTCCCCGAAACCTTGCGCCCGGCGATCGGTTCCGCGGCGCGCACGGCCTTGTATGGCGGCGGGCTGACGGGCGCCGCAAAACTGCGCCAGTTGTCGGATGCCGCCAACCCGCAGACGCGCACCTTCGAGGCGCGCTACGTGCTGGAGGGCCGCCTGGCGGACGCGCCGCTGGGCTCGACCATCTCGATCCACATCCCTCGGGACCGCTCCGTCCCGTCGTTGCAGGTACCGATCGGCGCGATCTTCGATCCGGGCAAAGGGCCCGGCGTATGGCTGGTCGAAGGGGAGGGGGTCGAGGGGCAGGGGCCGCGGGTCACCTGGCGCGCCGTGCAGGTGGCCGGCCTCAGTGACGACGCGGCCGCGGTCGTTGGCGGACTCAAGGCGGGTGATCGCGTGGTCGTGCTCGGCGCGCATCTGCTGCACGAAGGCGAGCCGGTGCGACTGGCTGACGGCGAAGCCGCGCCAAGCGTGGCGGCGGCCGGCGGAGAACGGCAACGAGCGCACGCCGGGCCGCCCCAAGTAAGCGCCCGCCCCCTCGGGGGGCAGCGAGCCGATGTTGCGAGCGTGGGGGTCGTCCAATGA
- a CDS encoding TetR/AcrR family transcriptional regulator, which produces MSQIPSSAPASRGPADHNVRDQIVEAAGEHFSHYGYEKTTVSDLAKAIGFSKAYIYKFFDSKQAIGEAICAKTLSAIVAAVEEAVAGAATPTEKFRRMFKALVSTGVSLFFNDRKLYDIAAYSAGEGWPSARAYCERIRQILTEIVREGRESGEFERKTPLDETVHAIDLVMQPYVNPLLLQYNLDAAEEAPAQLSNLVLRSLAP; this is translated from the coding sequence ATGAGCCAAATCCCGTCTTCCGCCCCCGCATCGCGCGGCCCCGCCGACCACAATGTCCGAGACCAGATCGTGGAGGCGGCCGGCGAGCACTTCAGCCACTATGGCTACGAGAAGACCACGGTCTCCGACCTGGCCAAGGCGATCGGTTTTTCCAAGGCCTATATCTACAAGTTCTTCGATTCCAAGCAGGCGATCGGTGAGGCCATTTGCGCCAAAACCTTGAGCGCCATCGTCGCAGCGGTCGAAGAGGCGGTGGCGGGCGCAGCCACGCCCACGGAAAAATTCCGCCGAATGTTCAAGGCCTTGGTCTCGACGGGGGTGAGTCTGTTCTTCAACGATCGCAAGCTGTACGACATCGCCGCGTATTCCGCGGGCGAGGGGTGGCCGTCGGCCCGCGCCTACTGTGAGCGCATCCGGCAGATCCTGACGGAGATCGTCCGCGAAGGGCGGGAGAGCGGCGAGTTCGAGCGCAAGACGCCGCTGGACGAGACCGTGCATGCCATCGATCTGGTCATGCAGCCCTATGTGAATCCGCTCCTGCTCCAGTACAACCTCGATGCTGCCGAGGAGGCCCCGGCGCAGCTTTCCAATCTGGTGCTGCGCAGCCTGGCCCCTTAG
- a CDS encoding efflux transporter outer membrane subunit: MLAHPRSLALVLSVGVLTGCAVGPAYRPPEIALSSTFLGQEGVDHRQVQHTADLQVWWGAFDDPLLTRFVSLALEQNLDLAQAAARVAQSRASLRYADAALLPAANVSASAARAYQSVETPLGQVLDAAPGFDRSGSAYEANLGANWEIDVFGGLRRGREAARAEYEASEAGAVATRLAVTAQTADVYVTIRGLQARIAIARQQVETRRQLLALVRLQYEKGIAAELQMNQAEGSLTQAEAQIPVLEAGLDSAMNALDVLLGVQPGTWRTELAAVAPVPLAPGLAGTGTPAEMIRRRPDLIVAERRLAAANARIGVAVSEYYPKFSLAALVGSATAIASGNLFTGAASQAQGVLGLRWRLFDFGRVDAQIAAARGQEAEALAAYRLAVLRATEDVENAFSALVKREAQVGILTRGESSLARARENSLAAYQGGVVSLIEVLDADSNLLQARDAKAQAQTEVARAAIASFRALGGGWDAPHAGSDRRYSVLSTNDLSINDRR; this comes from the coding sequence ATGCTCGCCCACCCCCGCTCTCTCGCCCTGGTTCTGAGCGTCGGCGTCTTGACGGGCTGCGCCGTCGGCCCCGCCTACCGGCCGCCCGAGATCGCGCTGTCCTCCACCTTCCTCGGACAGGAAGGTGTCGATCACCGGCAGGTTCAGCACACGGCAGACCTCCAGGTCTGGTGGGGCGCCTTCGATGATCCCCTGCTGACGCGTTTCGTCTCCCTGGCCCTGGAACAGAACCTGGACCTCGCGCAAGCGGCGGCACGTGTCGCCCAGTCGCGCGCGTCACTGCGCTACGCCGATGCGGCGCTGCTTCCGGCGGCCAACGTGAGTGCAAGCGCTGCGAGAGCCTACCAGTCGGTCGAGACCCCGCTGGGGCAGGTGCTCGACGCCGCGCCCGGCTTCGACCGCAGCGGCAGCGCCTACGAGGCCAACCTCGGTGCGAATTGGGAGATCGACGTGTTCGGCGGTCTGCGACGGGGGCGGGAAGCCGCACGCGCGGAGTACGAAGCCTCCGAAGCCGGCGCGGTCGCGACACGGCTGGCCGTGACCGCGCAGACGGCGGACGTGTACGTCACGATCCGGGGCTTGCAGGCGCGCATCGCGATCGCCAGACAGCAGGTGGAGACCCGCCGTCAGCTGCTCGCCCTGGTCAGGCTCCAGTACGAGAAGGGGATCGCCGCCGAGCTCCAGATGAACCAGGCCGAGGGGTCGCTCACCCAGGCCGAGGCGCAGATCCCCGTGCTGGAAGCCGGTCTCGATTCGGCGATGAACGCGCTGGACGTGCTGCTCGGGGTGCAGCCGGGCACCTGGCGCACGGAGCTGGCCGCAGTGGCGCCGGTCCCGCTCGCGCCGGGCCTGGCCGGGACCGGCACCCCGGCCGAGATGATTCGGCGCCGGCCCGATCTCATCGTCGCCGAACGGCGCCTGGCGGCGGCCAATGCCCGCATCGGCGTGGCGGTTTCCGAGTACTACCCCAAGTTCTCGCTCGCCGCCCTCGTCGGCAGCGCCACCGCGATCGCGAGCGGCAATCTCTTCACCGGGGCCGCCAGTCAGGCCCAGGGCGTCCTCGGACTGCGCTGGCGGCTGTTCGACTTCGGCCGCGTCGACGCGCAGATCGCCGCCGCGCGCGGCCAGGAGGCCGAAGCCCTGGCGGCCTACCGGCTGGCCGTGCTGCGGGCAACCGAGGATGTCGAGAACGCCTTCTCCGCCCTCGTCAAACGCGAGGCGCAGGTCGGCATCCTGACGCGGGGTGAGTCGTCGCTCGCCCGTGCGCGCGAGAACTCGCTTGCCGCCTACCAGGGCGGCGTCGTCAGCCTGATCGAGGTGCTCGATGCGGACAGCAACCTGCTGCAGGCGCGCGACGCGAAGGCACAGGCGCAAACGGAGGTTGCACGCGCCGCCATTGCCTCCTTCCGGGCATTGGGGGGCGGATGGGATGCGCCGCATGCAGGCAGCGACCGCCGCTACAGCGTCCTTTCCACCAACGATCTCTCCATCAACGACCGCAGGTAA
- a CDS encoding SDR family oxidoreductase codes for MTKTNRSWVLITGASSGFGEEFARQYAEQGHSLVLVARRLDRLQALAEALRRQYRIEVVAEQVDLADIAAVTQLHRRLHERGIAIDILINNAGHGLQGPFVDSQLDATLAMVQLDVASLTAVTHVFAQDMRARGRGKILLVASLLAYQGVQNFAVYAAAKAYVLRLGEALHREFKRDGVTVTVLCPGVSDTGFATAAQMKITPALKPLMMQPAPVVRAGIRALQAGRISVVPGWANKALVILTWATPRWLHQPFLSRAMNG; via the coding sequence ATGACCAAGACAAACCGTTCATGGGTGCTCATCACGGGCGCCTCCAGCGGCTTCGGCGAGGAGTTCGCCCGCCAATATGCCGAGCAGGGCCACTCACTGGTCCTGGTGGCGCGCCGGCTGGACCGGCTGCAAGCACTGGCCGAGGCCCTGCGCCGGCAGTACCGCATCGAGGTCGTGGCGGAGCAGGTCGATCTCGCGGACATTGCAGCGGTCACCCAGCTGCATCGGCGCCTCCACGAGCGGGGCATTGCGATCGACATCCTGATCAACAACGCCGGCCATGGACTGCAGGGCCCGTTCGTGGACAGCCAGCTGGACGCGACGCTGGCGATGGTGCAATTGGATGTGGCGAGCCTGACCGCGGTCACCCATGTCTTTGCGCAGGACATGCGGGCGCGAGGACGCGGGAAGATCCTGCTGGTGGCGAGCCTGCTGGCCTATCAGGGCGTGCAGAACTTCGCCGTCTATGCAGCCGCCAAGGCCTACGTGTTGCGTCTGGGCGAGGCGCTTCATCGCGAGTTCAAGCGCGACGGCGTCACGGTGACGGTGCTTTGCCCGGGCGTGTCGGACACCGGCTTCGCCACTGCGGCGCAGATGAAGATCACGCCCGCGTTGAAGCCCCTGATGATGCAGCCGGCCCCCGTGGTCCGCGCCGGTATCCGCGCCTTGCAGGCCGGACGCATCAGCGTCGTGCCGGGCTGGGCGAACAAAGCCCTCGTGATCCTCACGTGGGCGACGCCACGCTGGCTCCACCAGCCGTTCTTGTCGCGCGCGATGAACGGCTGA
- a CDS encoding PaaI family thioesterase: MTTPTETMNPEDTLARWQAEEAAVRARLQTAPGMASPTQVAGRSGLQIFQALLAGEIPPPPMAVTLDFTLLRIEPGFAIFQGQPAFSHYNPMGTVHGGWFATLLDSAMGCAVHSTLPAGRAYTTLELKLNLVRALTDAVPLVRAEGRLVHAGRQVATAEGRLLGPDGKLYAHASTTCLVFERAQASRKDSLAS, encoded by the coding sequence ATGACAACACCAACCGAGACGATGAATCCCGAAGACACGCTTGCCCGTTGGCAAGCCGAGGAAGCGGCCGTGCGCGCTCGCCTTCAGACGGCTCCCGGCATGGCATCACCGACCCAGGTCGCCGGGCGCAGCGGATTGCAGATATTCCAGGCACTCCTCGCCGGCGAGATCCCGCCTCCGCCGATGGCGGTCACGCTCGACTTCACCCTGCTTCGCATCGAGCCCGGATTCGCCATATTCCAGGGGCAGCCAGCCTTCAGCCACTACAACCCGATGGGCACGGTGCACGGCGGCTGGTTCGCGACCCTGCTCGACTCCGCCATGGGATGCGCCGTGCACTCGACACTGCCCGCGGGCAGGGCCTACACAACCCTGGAACTGAAACTCAACCTCGTCCGCGCACTCACCGACGCGGTGCCGCTGGTCCGCGCGGAAGGCCGCCTCGTTCACGCCGGCCGCCAGGTGGCGACCGCGGAAGGCCGGCTCCTCGGACCGGACGGCAAGCTCTATGCCCACGCAAGCACCACTTGCCTGGTCTTCGAGCGGGCGCAGGCCTCCCGGAAAGACAGCCTCGCCTCATGA